Sequence from the Pelorhabdus rhamnosifermentans genome:
AAAATTCGTGGTTGCCAAGCTTGTTGTGCTTGTAAAAAAACGGGTAAATGTGCTGTGAATGACGATATGACAGCTGTTTATCGCGCTATTAATGAGGCAGATGCTGTGATTATTGGGTCGCCCATTTATTTCGGACGATTTTCAGCGCAGTTAGCTCCTGTAATGGATCGAATGTATGCTTATTTGAAACCTAATTTTACAAGCAGTCTTGGCAAAGGGAAAAAGTTTGGATTAATATTTGCTCAAAATCAGTCTGATCCTAGCCTTTACTCTGGTTGTATTGATGCAGTAGGAAAATCGCTTAAGGGCATTGGTTTTGAGAATGGATTGAAACCGATTATTGGAGCCGGATTAGGTGAGCTTGATGCAGCTAGTAAAAACGATAAATTTTTGAATGCAGCTTTTGCTTTAGGGCAAGAGTTAGCAAATCATTAATCAAATCATTAAAAATTAAAAAAGTCCAATTCATTGTGCGGAAGCTCAAGTGAATTGGACTTTTTTAGCTGAGTAGCTTTCTAACGTTTTGGCTTGGTAATGTTCACTTGGATAAAATAACACTTGATTTTATGTGATAAAATAAGAAAATGATAATTGTTTGTGAATACTGCGTAAAGGAGAGACGGTTGATGAATTATCAAATTATAGCGATGCAGCCATCGGATTGGAAACAGGTATGTGAAATTTATGCACAAGGCATTCAAACGGGGCAAGCTACATTTGAAACAAAAGTTCCAAGCTGGGAACAATGGGATGAAAATCATCTGAAAATATGTAGAATTGTTGCTTGCTCAGGAGAGAGTATTCTTGGTTGGGCCGTTCTCAGTCCGACTTCAAAGCGCTTTGCTTATGCCGGTGTAGTAGAAGTGAGTATCTATGTTGATAAGAAATATTGTGGTCAGGGAGTTGGGAAGGCTCTGCTGGAAAGGTTAATTTCTTTATCAGAAGAAGTTGGTTTTTGGACGTTACAGTCTACTATTATACGGGAAAATATTGCTAGTTATCGGTTACATGAAAAATG
This genomic interval carries:
- a CDS encoding GNAT family N-acetyltransferase, coding for MNYQIIAMQPSDWKQVCEIYAQGIQTGQATFETKVPSWEQWDENHLKICRIVACSGESILGWAVLSPTSKRFAYAGVVEVSIYVDKKYCGQGVGKALLERLISLSEEVGFWTLQSTIIRENIASYRLHEKCGFRKVGVREKIAKIGNEWHDTVLMEWRSKHIQ
- a CDS encoding flavodoxin family protein produces the protein MKIVGLVGSPRKNGNVDTLMQKALEGAKTNDAQTTILYLNDLKIRGCQACCACKKTGKCAVNDDMTAVYRAINEADAVIIGSPIYFGRFSAQLAPVMDRMYAYLKPNFTSSLGKGKKFGLIFAQNQSDPSLYSGCIDAVGKSLKGIGFENGLKPIIGAGLGELDAASKNDKFLNAAFALGQELANH